ttttctaagcatttgtttttttaacattatttgttttattaatatgggattcactttttttttaatattgcttgattctattaatatggggtccactttttttttcccgtgagtttggatgtggtgagttccacttttttttcttccttttttttattgctcggtgttatttagtatggggcccaccctttttttaagggacaacagaccatgaagcatgggtctaaacccatgctttatatagttttttttattattattttttatttttatattacttggtgttgtttagtatgggctcgtccttttggacattattagtttgcactatttttatgcatataatatatgtatatatatatatatactatgttcaaaacacgattgatataacattgtaatttgtgctccgtatctaaaactttattatattagtgtttgctaagaatacaaagtctgcatttttttttttgacattgtttatttttttaatatgggattcactttttttatttatttatatatatattgcttgattttgtcaatatgagatactatgttcaaaacacgattaatataacattgtagtttatgctccgtatttaaaaatttattatattagtgtttgcttcgaatacgcatggtgtttaatatggggcccataatttttttcacatttattagagtaaggaaaaaatggaaaaataattaaattctatcttattttaatatatgagtattttaagtacgttgctgtacaataatttcatttgctcccactaatgggttgatacgcatgtggcaatgaggccatcattattgatttaattgtttgattttctaagcatttgtttattaacattgtttgttttattaatatgggattcacttttgttttttaatattgcttgattctgttaatatagggtccacttttttgttcttgtgagtttggatgtggtgagttccacttttttttttttttattgctcggtgttatttagtatggggcccacccttgtTTTAAGGGataacggacgatgaagcatgggccTAAACCcgtgctttatatagtttttttatttattttttatattgtctggtgttgtttagtatgaagcccgcccttttggacattattagtttgcactatttttatgcatattatatatatatatatatatatacacactatgttcagaacacgattgatataacattgtaatttgtgctccgtatctaaaactttattatattagtgtttgctaagaatacaaagtctgcactttttttttacactgtttatttttttaatatgggattcacttttttttttactactattaagaagcatGGGTTGtggctcctttttcgtcgtcctttattatattagtgtttgctatgaatacgtaTGGTGTTTAATattgggcccacattttttttgacactgtttatttttttaatatgagattcacttcctttttttttttatatatatattgcttgattttgtcaatatgggaaactatgttcaaaacacgattaatataacattgtagtttgtgctccgtatttaaaactttattatattagtgatTGTtatgaatacgcatggtgtttaatatggggcccacattttttttaacattgtttgtttttttaatatgggattcacttttttttgtaATATTGCTTAATGTTggtaatatagggtccacttttttttcccgtgagtttggatgtggtgggttctagtttttttttttttttttttttttaatactggttggtgtttaatatggggctcacaattttttttttaatattagttgttgtttaatatatatggggccctcaattttttttatattttttttattagggggccccacaacggacgacgaaaatgAGCCCCACCCGTGCTTCTTAATTGTAGTAAAAATAAATGCAATTACAGATGGATCCTTGGGCTGGTCAATATATGTCTGCCTCCAAGGCCCAAGCCTGAAAGGACAAGTAACGGGAAAAAAGGAAGGGcaaaatacatatatgtacatgataagagggtatatttacataacatgacgatatttttcagttaacaaaatatatcaatagacttgttacaaaatctatacgaattaggtaaattaaaaagaaccaaataaaacacattaaataaggtaaggaaattgttttacttattttatccacatttttctctccattcaaaatttagagatatatttccctgattttctccaactttttctTCCTTATTTCATTCACTTTTCTCTcaccattcaaaattaagagatattgttacctaattttctccaacttttactcAAAAAGTCCATTATAATCGGTAATTTTTATGTAAAAAGTTCAAACACCAAAAagcatatatgtataattttcgtATGCAATATGAATAACTGTATAGattcttataatttttatatatgaaatatgtataaaaattgtatgtgtattttgattattataaagtatatataaattgtataaaatctaattaaaatatgtataaattttgagaaaagtATGCATAATAAACTTGTAATTGATATaaaccagattccatacaaagttcatacacagaaaataaatatatattaattgttgtatgcaatatgtataaattCGTTGTAATTTCtacgtatgaaatatgtataaaagttgtatgtatattgtgattatgataaagtacatataaattgtataaaatcttatcaaagtatgtatagattatgagaaagtatatatgttttcaatattttttaaaactacagtttatataatttatacagattTTCAAAACACACAATGATCATATATATCTCAAGACGATGcaaatcaatttttatatacaattaatacacaagttagtaataaaaaatactttgtaatattggtttgaaaatttatactaggagagaagatggattttaggtatgaaaatggtgtctatcatagggggggggggggggggggagaaatgtttttaaaaagaagaagaagttgaatgATAACTATCCTAGAATAAAGTccacatttaaaatcagattttcttccttaaaaaaagCCTAAAATCGTGGGTATCCCATTAAGCCTAAATCTCgtatactttgtaattttattgatatgtttcgtaaataaggaaaagtattctcatattttgtaatatagagtcttaaataGGTATTGTTAGGTTATTTTCCCAAAAAGGAAACTGCAAATCTGCACTGCGctataaagaagaagaaagaagattgTTAGTCCTGTGTATAGAAGGTTACATCCTCATTTACTAAGAATATACGAGTTTTGAATAATTCCCATAATGAACTACTAGCTTTTAGAGTTGAATTAGTCTTGAGATAATAATTTTTGTTTTTGCTCAACTCAATTCAAGATGATTAAAACTTATAGTGCAGTATTGTACTAAAAGTTCGAATTTATGTATGCTCAGTTGGGTTCTCTCTTTACGGTGtatgtaattgtggaaaattaaaatttagtGACGCACGTAATAATGTGTACTTAATTGTTACTTTGTTGACTAAcacaaaacaagaaaaataagaagAACACTATGGCAATTCACAAGAAAACATTTCTTATCTCTCCTTAAATCAACCAAACCCAAAATACCTCACCTTTTTTCTTATATTTCATTTTTCGTTTATTTAATCCCCTCCAAACCAGAATTACGTCAACCAACCAATATGAACTAGGCCCTGCTTTGTTGAGACTAGAGAGTAACACGAGCAAGAAGCCCAGGCCCAAATCACGTGCTTGGATCCTCAACATTCCCCAAGGCTCTATTGAACCTGCAAATTCACTCACTGATCTTTATCGTTTGGCCCGGTCCATTTTCATTTTCATGTTTGGATCTTGTGGGACTTGGTCATCCGTCCAACTCTCACTATTCTTCTGACATATTCTGAGATAATATTGGCTCTTTCTCCCACATTGGTTTTGTTTGAAGTAATTGCACGGTTAATCCTTAAAATGTGTTGGTTTTAACTTTTTTCCTTTAAAATCGAACTTATATCTAGCGAATCATAGATGCTTTAAGACACTgcataacttgtggatattataATGCGTAATTTATGCTCCTTTAGGAATAAGTTCTATTTGAAGGACCAAAATTAAAAACcagccatttgaaggacaaaaattaaagacaagcacAAAATAGGGTTGCTTGGGTCATCCGTCCAACTCTCACTATTCTTCTGAGATATAGGCTCTTTCCCACACATTGGTTTTGGATGTATTGCTCTAGTGTAGTCACATGTATTTATTAGGATGCACCACTTATGGATACGAACCATGTTATATGAAAATCTTGGTCAAACTTTTCCATGCTAAATTGTTCTTGTTTAGAATGATTTCTTCCACTAATCCCCTGTTTGGATGGCGGTTTCccatggttcattaatgtatggttttgtatgaaatcatgtttgtttccattattcttaaaattatgtgatatggtgttgtaaacccgtggttcatcccatggttatataatcatgaaaagtctcaatttttgtaaccacgaatttagtgatttttccgtggttacatatttcattttcccattataccccaccctccacaatccaccccaccctaccactcaccccactcccaccctccaccatccatcccacccccaccctaccactcaccccacccctacccttatcccacaaccacccctccaccacccattacccctcaccaccacccactacccctcaccaccacccaacccccaccctaccacccactacccccaccctaccacccactacccccatcCTCATCCCACCTCagaccacccacccctccaccaccccactcactacttacttattttttaaaatttctattttattctttacctgagttttattaatatatataaactaatttctaattaagagttaagggtattttagtaaacttacaagttattatacaatatcatacagtcaaaccaaacaatacaaatgttattaaaccacaacaagcgatacagtctatccaaacattgtgttcattaatacagtacgaGAAGATACAACACCAtattgtaccataccatactgtacattaatgaaccacgggaaacaaccatccaaacagagggtaaggaaagagaaagaatgatttcTTCTACTACATAATTGTTGTTGCCTTGCTGGTATATGTGTTTGGAAAAgggtggaaatgattttcatcctccaactttgctttaaaaaataAACTCTCCTCTCAACTTTGAGcaatagacattctcccccctttatcttACGCAATGACTATTTcacccttatttttttttaatcctctatttatgcaatatatttttatactgtataaaatatttatttatttatttaatctaggtatttatagattcttatttaagttcattaacatTATAAATAGAATAATAATTTTATGAATTTGTAACAAACTCTACTACTATTTTTTATAATTGTTATTTCAATATTATATGCaataattatgtatatatgtatgtacatgcatGTGTGTATATTGAAGTAtcacttctctcttattctctattgtTTATACAAATAAATAAGTTTTGGTTGTCAATAATGGAATATTTCTTAGGGCCCGTTtgtccatgagaattattcacttttttctggaatattttttcactttatggtgtttagccataaaaatttcaaatacaacttgaagttatatttggaatttgaaaaacaaccgaaacttgtttttcacttttttcactttcaatacattcaaacaaccaaatattccttgaaaaaactataaccaaacacaactccatcttcaactccaactccaaaataccaaataaagtgaaaaatatttagttttcacggccaaacgcctacttaaattataataaaattcatttacagtataaataaacaaattttaaaaatttgcctctttttttaattttcttgtaGTACCTGCatagaaatatatttataaagttactGTTATTTTTCGCTTGTACAAATAATTAGTAaagttttgattatttttaataaaattaatttattgtttattctgctaatttaattttattatagaatatcattaacttatatactcaattaGTGTTTCTCACTTTTTTCTTCGCATAgaagataatatttattttttataagaaatttgttacataagttaaaaaaaaatgaaaaatatcatgattttaaagaagtaaaaaaagaAGACAAAAGTTGATAATAGACATTTAAAAAAGTCAATAAGgataaaggggggaagaatgtctaTTATTTAAAGTTGAGGaaggagtttgatttttaaagtaaaattaGGGAGCGTAAATGATTGTGAGTTGTGACCGGTTTGGAAAATCCAATTAAACTGTTTGAAGAATGGTGCAAGGTAAATAAGGTTGCAAAAAGTATAGTGTTAGTATGCAGAGTAATAAAAATAAGCGGTAGAAGCGGAGACGAAATTAGAAAATGGGTCAAAGTAGAGACGTGTTAAGGAAGAGAGGCAGTTGCCTTTCTGACTTGGGCGCATGACATTAGAATTTTCTTGGTAAAACTAATTAGCTCCTTTATTTTCAATTACcagtaatttattttatttcagtTCCAATAAATCTAATAATTTTCTCCGGCCTCCGGTATAGAGCAGCCCGTGAAAATTAAaacagagagagaaagagagagtgtGTGTGATTAGGTGAGAAGGAGAGATCAATAGTAAATCTGATTTAGAGATGAAGTCGTCTTTGGGAATGCTCAAGAAATTTGCACTTCACAAGGAGAAGAAGGATCAGCACATTCTGTTGCATTTGGATGGCCTCTCTCAGGCTTCACAGGTCCCCTTCTTCCCAATTAGGGTTTCCGattcctctttctttctttctttgcttTTTACCCGACCCGTATCCATTTGTGCCCACTGCTGGTTGGGGattatttctttttcagtttttcGCCCTAATATGTTCATTTCTGCTCAACTTACAAATCTGATTTATCAGTCAACTCCAGCGTTTCATTTAACTCTGTTGTAATTTAAGGGTATTCTCCTTTTTCCAGGATATGAAAGACATGAGAGATTGCTATGACAGCTTACTATCTGCAGCAGCTGCTGCGGCTAATAGTGCTTATGGTATTAATTTATTTGCTCTCTTCACTCTTAGTCTACTGTAAATCTCAGATTATATGatcaagaaaggaaaaatatgatAAGTAACATTACTTTTGTAATGGGTTGTATGGAAGCATCTAAAGTTCACTTCCCTATTTGTTCAAAGAGTTTTATCAATTGTTTGATAACAAGAGTCGCCTTATGGGAAAGATCACTTCTTTTGCATTATGTAACAGGTTCAAGAAGTGAAATCCTTTTCCCAGTTTTATTTTAGTCTTTTAAGATGGTCTATAACTGAAAGCCTTTATATGCATTGCATATTTAGTTACTTCATAAAAAGAATTCCAtatttagctctttcaatttgcTGGATTACTTTTGCAGAATTTTCAGAATCCTTGATGGAAATGGGAACCTGCCTATTGGAGAAAATTGCATTGAATGGTGATGGAGAAAATGGTAAGTGAACCAATGTTTAGGTCTCCCTGTGTAATTCTATAGTGGTTTTCACTATGGGGTTCTGCCTGAGCAATTAGTCTGGGATCATTTTTACTGCTTAAATAAGTTATCAGCTTAACGGGCGGTTCCGTGCAAAACATATTTGAGCATTAACATGTTTGGGTAATGTATGCTTAGTCGTTTCCAGTTCTAATGAACTCCGTAGAGCTTGAACAAAAAATGATAAGGCACCAATTTTAGTTAATTCCTTGGAACTTTTCGGTTACAAAAGATATATTGGTTTGCGCTTTGTGGTTCTGGAGTGAATGTTACACTTTCCACGCTGTTATACCTGTGCCTTGCAGAAGCTCTATCTTTCACTGGTTCGGAGCTTTTTATTTGGGGTCTCAGGCTCTCAGCAGTAGCAGAGCCAGAAATTCATACAAGATTTAAAAAAGATAAAGAGTGTTATACCCTGGGTTTGAATCTGTGTTCCAAGGCAATAGTTGAACCCCCTTTCCACTAACTAGAATTTTTTCTTACGTCGAGGGGATTCAACAATTCATATATAACCAAAATAATTGTTTTTCCACAAAATTTTCCGGCGAAGaggattcaattgaacccccttGGCTCCTTTAGCTCCGCCCACTGTGTCTCAGATTGTCAATTCTATCACAATCTCCCCATCAATTCAAATGATATTAGGAACTGTTAGAAGTGTTAATTTCCCACTGATCATTGTGTTCTCGGAAGTCCACCCACAGTGTaaggaatgtagaaatgaaaaaGAATAGAGTAGTACCAAATGGAAATAGAAGCACACATTCTTGTCTTATTTTCCAGTGTCTGATGTAGTTAATTTATGATATATGTTCTGTTGTTCTCTTGTTGAAAATCTGATTGCAACATCTGTTTTTTTGATGAAGGCACACGGATAACATCAGTTCTCTTTCCATTTTTCTTCACTTTTCTGTTTGTtagttttcattttcttttttccgTGGCAGAAGATTTTTTAAGACGTGCCTTTTGCTGCTAAAAATATTTAATCTACTGTTCAAAATGAACTCGCCTATCATTCCTCATTCTGTTTTGTGATTATTTTTTTTGGTCAAATACTATCTATATGCAGGTAAAGCATTGTCAATGCTTGGGGGAGTACAATTAGAACTTCAGAAACTCGTAGACAGCTATGTCAGTGCCTGTTCTTTCTCTCATTTATAATCATTCTACCTATTTAAAGTGAATGTGGTTATGACTTTTGCTTTCTGTATCGCAGCGTTCCCATATCATCCTAACTATCACAAACCCATCTGAATCTCTTCTTAGTGAACTTCGGAAAGTGGAGGTTTGTTCTTTTGTGATTCTGTTATTCACCTCTAGATCTTTTTGATAGCATTTAAGTTTCCTCATCCTTTTCCCCCTTTTCTTTATTAATTGTTAACTGTATATGTCTTGCTATTTCTGCACTATATTTTCTTATCCACATTTTAGATAATTTGGAGACCAAATGCTCATCCATCCATCTTGCTTGCTCAAAAGCTTTGAATATTCTACTCGAAAGCTTGCTTCTAGCTTTGGGCACCTCTGACATAAACAGACCTTTCCAATAGTAGAGGGTTGAGGCGATtgccttttattttctttgttattCTCAATAACCCCAGTTTTAATGGAGCCCCATCCTTAGGTTCCCATTTTTTTGTACCAGTCATATGCTGCAACCAATTAGCATACCAACTCGAGTGGTTGAGTCCAAGCAATCTTGTCATAGTGATTCAGTCTAACATATTCTTAAATGAATAAGATGTCATCAAGTTAATGGTAGCCAAATTGTTTCAGTAGCTATGATGACGATGTACCAAGAAGATAGAGAGATCCAGAATGAATCTGTTCTGCATgctatttgaaatttcttttaatCTTATTTCCATTTCTTTGGTGCATATGAAACTGATGCAGGTTTATCTTTGTTGATCTTCATTGCTAGTTTCATTTGACTCCTATAATTTGGAAACTGTTTAATTATAAGCCATGCTAATTTGGTCCTGACTGATAGTTGTTGCTCTATAACTGGTTGAAACTTTTGAAAGTAATATTGGTTTATGATGTTTCTCTCCTTTTCATTGTTATTGTCACAAGTTGTGATGAATGTGATGAACTTTTAATGCCTTTGACCTAGGTACAACTTGAGCTTATGCTGAGTTGTTACTTGATAATCTTCAGTGTCTCCCTTTTGTGACCTTAGTTGAAGATCTCCTGCATTAAGAGCTAATAAAGTCTTAATTGGGCGGGCTTGGAGTTGCTAGTAGATGCATCGCAACTTTGGCGTTTTAGCTATCTGATAGTGTTTGAAAATAGCAACAATATTTCTATTTTTATACCAAATATCCCAATAAATGAGAGGGCTTGGTTGGTTGGTTTGGATTATTTCAATTACCTTGTTGATTTCTTTTTCTCATTAATTTGGTCGCTTTAATCAGAGTAGTGTTTGCCAATCCTATTAAACATATAGCTAAGTATTACTCAATCAGATGAGCAGAAACAATTTTGTTGATCAAACCAAACAGATCTGGTAATTTGAATCAACCGCCAGACTGATGCACCTTTGGAGGCTGATTATAGAACACGTGTATGTAAGAATTTTTGCATTGTTTCCTCATTACTCAGTCGGTTGTATTGACTTCCTTGATGCAGGAGATGAAACTGCAGTGTGATGAAAAAAGGTATCCCTCTCCACATGTCTTTTGACATGGTACAGAAATCCTTTTTTCAAAAATAATTCAATCAAGTCTTGCTAACACTAGGCATGATCTGCAGGGAGGTGTACGAGTATATGGCAAAAAGGGGAAAGGGTGGAAAGGGGGAGAACTTTACTTCTCAGCAGTTACAAGCAGCTCGGGAGGACTATCAGGAAACGGCAAGACTTTGCATTTTCCGTGTACAATCTCTGAAGCAAGGGCAGTGTCGCAGCCTTTTGACCCAGGCAGCTCGTCACCACGGTGCACAGGTGCCCTTTTGCATTTTCATAGCTCCATTTATTTCATTATTGGTTATTCAACTTTTTCTTGAATCGGGTAAATTACTTGTCTGCCTAATTTCTCTTTTCCGGAACAGTTGAATTTCTTCCGCAAAGGACTTAAATCTCTTGAAGCTGTTGAACCGCAAATAAGGATGGTTGCTGGAAACCAACACATTGACTATCAACCTGTTGAATTGGATGATAGCGAGGATGGAGGCAAGAACTATGAGGCTAATGATGATGGTGAATTGAGTTTTGATTATAGAAAAAATAAGCAGGAACTAAATGACCCTTTCCCATTGAGGGATTCAATGGAGGTAAGTTACCATATTGCTGTCATTCTTCTTTTTCCCTTCGTGGAAGAGTGTGAACTGCCTACTACCTTCTATTGGTAGCATGTCGATTCTTAAACCCTCTTGCTTGTAATACTAATAACCACAATAGAACTGGCTGATGACTATATGTTCTAGTTCACACGCCACATCCAATTTTTTTGGCGTATTGGTGAAGTGACATGGCATTTCTACACAAACTGATTTCAATAACTCTACTGCTTAACCAGTTAAGCCTTTTTATTACTGCATTTGTCCTTCAGTGACATTTCATCTTTGATCAATTTCTTGTGCTCATTCAATGCACATCTGAATCTGTCTGcctgtgtgtgtatatatatctatAGTGATATTATAGGCATTATTGCACTTTGATCTTAGATGATGACTTGCTAAATTTGCCAAATGTTGGATTTTGGTCTAATATTGCTGAATTTGGCAGTTTGATCCCACGGATGCTCCAAGTACCCTAGCCTCTGGGATGGAGGAAGTGGAGGTAAAGTTCTGCCCTTGTGGCTGTATTTTAGTAAACATTATATGAGCTACATATTTTCCCCGTATGGCTTGTATATGGTCTTTCAAAAGGGTTCTATTAAAGTTTTGAGCTACTCCACACGTTGCCTTGAGATTTTCGGTTGGGGGCTCAGATTCTTGTGTCCTTTGTGCACTTCTTATTGTCAACTTGTGAGGCGTTGCTTGTTTAATTTGAAAGACCTTTTCTTGCAGTTGGATTTTAGACCAAACCAAGAGCAGGTTTATACCAGACAACAGCATGTAGGCAGTCATTCTGCCCCAATATTTGCAGAGAAATTGGACATTTCTGATAGAATCAAACAAGCACAGACGTCTGTCCGGAATTTTCACACATACGCCTTACCGACTCCAGCTGATGCTAAAAGTTCGGGTTCAAGGACAAGTGTTTCCCTTCTTCACTCAAGTACCACGAATACTAGTGGAGGCAGCAATAATCCGTGGCATTCTTCCCCACTTAATATGGATAAATACTCTAAATTTGCAGATGACAACTTGTCAACAGACAGTCTTGCAAAAGGCCAATCCACTGCTCAAGAGATTAAAGATCATAGTCTCTCCACCCCACTACCCCCTCCTCTTGCTGAGGGAACTTCTCTCCCGCAAAATGATTTACAAAATGGAATCGATGCCAGAAAAATAAGAAGACCTTCTTTCTCAGGTCCATTAGCAAGTAAGCCTTCATCCAGCAAGCCGTTGTTGTTATCTGCCAGCGGACCTATTGGCTTGGCTGAACGGCCTCTTCTAGAACCT
Above is a genomic segment from Lycium barbarum isolate Lr01 chromosome 12, ASM1917538v2, whole genome shotgun sequence containing:
- the LOC132622504 gene encoding uncharacterized protein At2g33490-like, producing the protein MKSSLGMLKKFALHKEKKDQHILLHLDGLSQASQDMKDMRDCYDSLLSAAAAAANSAYEFSESLMEMGTCLLEKIALNGDGENGKALSMLGGVQLELQKLVDSYRSHIILTITNPSESLLSELRKVEEMKLQCDEKREVYEYMAKRGKGGKGENFTSQQLQAAREDYQETARLCIFRVQSLKQGQCRSLLTQAARHHGAQLNFFRKGLKSLEAVEPQIRMVAGNQHIDYQPVELDDSEDGGKNYEANDDGELSFDYRKNKQELNDPFPLRDSMEFDPTDAPSTLASGMEEVELDFRPNQEQVYTRQQHVGSHSAPIFAEKLDISDRIKQAQTSVRNFHTYALPTPADAKSSGSRTSVSLLHSSTTNTSGGSNNPWHSSPLNMDKYSKFADDNLSTDSLAKGQSTAQEIKDHSLSTPLPPPLAEGTSLPQNDLQNGIDARKIRRPSFSGPLASKPSSSKPLLLSASGPIGLAERPLLEPGLASGIPITQPPSTLDVSHSASPPLVSSPKISELHELPRPPGLLASKPSSSTAFGHSAPLVNRNQETSPTNQSPVLASNTGSPLPLPPLTIPRSFSIPSNNQRAMALHVAQLLESPQRKGKGDGMCSPPLTPISISNASNSGQIRGRS